Below is a genomic region from Oligoflexus sp..
CAATCAAACGAAACCCGCCAAAACCCAAAGCTGATCCAAAAAAGGAGTTTGATGCTCACTTTCAGGGGCTCGACGTGCCGCCCATTCCGTCCGCTGATTCCACGTCTGAGCTGGCTGCACAGCAGGATGCAGCCATTATCCTGGCAAGAAAAATGGGAATCACAGGAGGAATGACATGAATTACGATCCACATTTTCGCGAAGTATCAAGATACGAGCCGAGGTTTCTTAATCGGGGCAATTTTCCCGCCTACCGGGGATCGGTAACGATCGAGAAGGGGCAGGTTTTGAAAAAGGGATCAGTCCTCGGCAGAAAGACTGCCAGCGGCAAGCATGTCCTTTGCTCGAGAACGGCTGAGGACGGAACCACGGCCATTTCCGATGGCAGTGAAAAGGCCCGCTGCATCCTTCAGATCGACATCGATGCCACAGCCGGCGACCGCTTTGCTCCGGTCTTCCGAACAGGAGCCTTCCTGCGTCTTGACCTCACGGTAGGCAAGGGCCACACGCTGGAAACGGTGGAGGATGATCTTGAAACGCACAATATCTATCTTGAGAACGGCGAGGACTGAGCCATGACGCTGCCGATTTACAGCACATATTATTTGAACCGCCTTATCACGCGGCTGGTTCCAAGGACGAGATACTTCCGCGACCGTTTCTTCCCTGTGGAGATTCAGTCGGACAAGGAGGAGATCTACTTTGATGAAAACCAGGACAACCGGATCGGGGCGGCTCCCTTTGTGCATCCTTTGCTCGAAGCGCCAATGTTCAGGGATGAAGGCTACTCGACCAAATCCTATAAGCCGGCCTACATCAAGGAAAAGACCGGAATCACATCCGAGGATGGTAACGACCGTCTTCCAGGTGAAGATTTTGGCGGCGAATATACCCCAATGCAAAGGGCTGAACTGAGACTCATTCAAAAGACCACCCGGCTCTATGAGCGCCTTCGTGTACGTGAGGAGCTTATGGCTCTTGAAGTCGTGAAAACCGGAAAACTCACGATCAAGGGGGAAGGCTTTGATACGGTGATCGACTTCAAGAGAGATCCAGGCCTCACTAAAAAGCTCACCGGTGACAAGGGCTGGTCCAACCCTGATTTTGCCATGACTGCATTTTTCGAAGGCGTTCAACGAGAAATGGCTTCGAAGAACTTGAACCAATCCCGTCCGCGCAAGATCATAATGGGAATCGAGGCCTTCGATATGTTCCGTGCCAATCGGGAGGTTCAAAAGCTTCTGCCGGATTACATGCGGCTCGTTGCCGATATCGGTCTCAAGCTGACGCCACAGGACTCATCCTTCGAAAATCTTCTTTACCGGGGAAACTTCGGCAATACCGAGATCTGGGTTCATGAAGGGAAGACCGATCAGAAAGCATACGACATCGGACCGAAGGAGGTGCTTTTCGCCTGTGACAATATCCAGGGCGTTCGACACTACGGGGCCATCCGGGATCTCAAGGCACAGCTGGTAGCCCGCCCTGTTTTCGTGAAGAGCTGGGAGATCGAGGATCCAAGCCAAAGGATCGTGCTGCTTCAGTCAGCGCCGCTCTTCGTTACCTATGATCCCAACACAGCAGCGCTTGTGACTGTTGCTTGAGGTGGGACACTAATACAGCGCCAACCGTTGACAATCATTAACTGAGCGCAGTTTTGCGCTCAGTACTTTGACAGAGAGCAGCATGCCGATTCCTGAACTTTGTGAACCATTCGAGCACCGGGGTCGTGAGTTACTGGCTGTATTTACTGAATTTGATGAAAAGGCAGAAGGCTTTGAACCCGGGCGCCTTACTCGGGTGATCCGGATCCTGATTTTGGATGAGGATGCGGTCCTGATGGAGAGCGGCGATGTTATCAGGCGTCTCAGGACCGGCCAGACGTATTTACTCAAACCTAAAAAAATGTCCGGCGCAGGCCTTGTGGAGATTGATCTTCACCCGGTAGATGGACGAAGCGTGGAAAGAACATTCTGAATGTTAATGGATATCCGAACCGAATTTGAACGTGCGCTGGGAACAGTGCTTCCTGAATGGAAACGCTTTTCCGCCCGGGTGCAAAGGATATCCGAGGAGGATCTGCCATGCGTGAATATGTTTCTTCACAAGGATAGGCTGATCGAGGAAGGCAATGGTCTTGAGCGGCGGCAGGTCATGATCGAAATCGAAGCCGGCTTTATAGTCAAGGCCGATGCCGAACTGGAATTATCCGACCTGCGCGCCCGTATTGAGCATGGGGTGGAGTCGAGCGAGACGCTGGTACGGAAGGCTTTAAAGCTTATTTTTATGAGTGTGGAATTCTCGCACGACATGGCGGGAAGCCAGCGCGTGGGGGTGCTCACGATGTCGGCGCGCATTGATTACGAGCGGCCGTACCCACGTCCGGCAGCGCAAATCATAAGTCCGGTCCTCAGTCCCACCATCAACGGGGAGAAGGCTGATGGATAATGAGCTGGCGGTCCAGGATCTCTCGCGGCGTATGGATAACCTTCTAAGACCAGGGAAGATCCTGGCCGTGGATTACGAAAGGGCCAGGGCCACGGTAAAGCTCGGTGAGTATCTTTTCACGACATGGCTGCCCTATTTTGCCCGTCGCGCCGGAAACACAATCGACTGGGATCCGCCTGAACCTGGCGAGCAGTGTCTTGTCCTTGCCCCGGGCGGCGAGCTGGCCGCAGGCTTTATACTGACCGGGCTTTATTCCGCGGCCCATCCGGCTCCGGTGAAGGAAAAGAATTTCACGCTAAGAAAGTATCCGGACGGTCTTGAGCTTTCCTATGACCATGCCGCCCACACGCTTACCATTTCGCGGCCTGACGATCTCAGTGTGATTGTGACAGGCTCACGTATGGAATTCTGGACAGATAAATTCGAGGTATTCAGCAGGGCAAAGGTTGGGCTTATGAAGACGATTTCCGACGCTTTGAAGTCGATCAGTAAATCCAGTACTTCAACCATGATGGGACCTCAGCCTCTTTTGCCTTCCGCCACGGAGCTGCCAGGACTTATTGAAAAAATTGATTTTTTTGGAGGATGAAGTGCCGCTTCAGGGTTCAGAACAAAGCCTCGCAGACGCGCTCAAGTCGGCAGCGAAATCTAAGGATGGGGATGCCGACAGGGCCTGGGAAAAGGTCGCCCAAACGATTATTCGTCATATCACGGAGAACGCTGTGATCACAGGCACAACGCCCAATGGCGGACCAATTATGGAGGGAAAAATCACATGATTGGAATGGACGAGATAACAGGAAAACTTATCAGTGGCGAAGCCTGGATTCGTCAGGCGGTGAGGCGGGCGATAAAAACCGGGAAAGGCTCGCGGCCGATGCTCCGCTGGTACGGGGTCAATCATCTGAAATACCTCGACCGCCAGATTACAGCCGGCTCGGTTCTGGATCTCACAGCGGACCTTTCTGACAGCATCGAGGCCACGATTCCCGGAGTAAGGCTCCGCACAGTCATCGGCCAGGAAAACGGCGAGCGGATCAAGGTCTCGCTTGAAGTTCAAACAAACAACATCGAAGTGGAAGCATAGGATGCAGCTACCCAAAATTATCGAAACCCCCGACTTTCAAAAAAGCCTTGAGGAAAACCTCGATCGCTTTACTGCGCTCGCTCGGGAGAAAATCCCAGGTTTCACAAGGCCGACTCCTGCGGACCCCGCGTACCATCTTCTGGTCGAGATCACTCTCCTTCGGGTCATAATCACGGAGAAGACTAACGCTGCGGCTTATGCGCAGCTTATAAAGCTGTCGAATGATCTCGAATTCATCTTCAAGGGCAAACTCCGTCCGGGCGAGGACTATGAAGCCTTTCGGGCGAGAATGCGCGGCACCAGGTATCTCGCTTCGCCGGCAGGGACGGTGGCCATGTACAAGGCGCTCGCATTTCTTTATGGCGAGGCCACCCTTGGCACAGGAAGGGATGCAAGATCAGCTTCTGTCAAGGATGCCCATGTTCAGGTTTCAGGCGGAGCCATTCTTGTTCATGTGCTCGTGAGCAGCGAGGCGGCTGATATGAAGGCGGCTGTGGTTTCCGCCCTGACCGAAGCCTTCAAGCAGGAAGGGGTCAAACCTGCACTGGATTCGGTGACATTCCGTGCGGCTCTCACAACGCCGTTTCCGATTGCAGCGACGATTTCCCTCATGGCGGGATTTGGTCAGGATCATAAGGCCACGATTGAGAGGAACTTCCGGGAAAGGTTTGAGGCTGAGAAGCGCCTCGGCTGGGTTCCGACCATAAGCTGGATCATTAAGGAGCTGCACCAGACGGGTGTCCGGTCCGTGGCGCTGCGCTCGCCTATGAGTAACATCCCAGTTCAGCCTGAGCGCTATGCTGTGATCTCCACACTCGATCTTACGGTGGAGATGGCATGATTGAGCCCATCTTCCGAAAGCTGTACCCGGTATTTGACCCGGAGCCGATTGAAAACATCCGGCTTCGCGCAAACCCTGAAATCAGGGAGGCCATCCTCTGGGAATACAGCCTTGAGCCGCTCCTTCCGTATGCCGTCGACCCCAAA
It encodes:
- a CDS encoding head decoration protein, yielding MNYDPHFREVSRYEPRFLNRGNFPAYRGSVTIEKGQVLKKGSVLGRKTASGKHVLCSRTAEDGTTAISDGSEKARCILQIDIDATAGDRFAPVFRTGAFLRLDLTVGKGHTLETVEDDLETHNIYLENGED
- a CDS encoding major capsid protein — protein: MTLPIYSTYYLNRLITRLVPRTRYFRDRFFPVEIQSDKEEIYFDENQDNRIGAAPFVHPLLEAPMFRDEGYSTKSYKPAYIKEKTGITSEDGNDRLPGEDFGGEYTPMQRAELRLIQKTTRLYERLRVREELMALEVVKTGKLTIKGEGFDTVIDFKRDPGLTKKLTGDKGWSNPDFAMTAFFEGVQREMASKNLNQSRPRKIIMGIEAFDMFRANREVQKLLPDYMRLVADIGLKLTPQDSSFENLLYRGNFGNTEIWVHEGKTDQKAYDIGPKEVLFACDNIQGVRHYGAIRDLKAQLVARPVFVKSWEIEDPSQRIVLLQSAPLFVTYDPNTAALVTVA
- a CDS encoding phage baseplate assembly protein V, with amino-acid sequence MDNELAVQDLSRRMDNLLRPGKILAVDYERARATVKLGEYLFTTWLPYFARRAGNTIDWDPPEPGEQCLVLAPGGELAAGFILTGLYSAAHPAPVKEKNFTLRKYPDGLELSYDHAAHTLTISRPDDLSVIVTGSRMEFWTDKFEVFSRAKVGLMKTISDALKSISKSSTSTMMGPQPLLPSATELPGLIEKIDFFGG